CGCGGGACGGCTGGGTCCCGCCGTCCGGTCCGGCGGCCGACTCGACCGGCACCTCGTCCATGATTGACAGGCTAAGGCACCCGATGCCCGAGACGAACCGCTCGGCGCGAGGAGATCGTCGGCCGGGTCCGGCCGTACCCCCCGCGAGGCCGCTCACAGGTACCGCAGCCACAGGTAGGGGACGCACAGCGCGACGGTGATCAGGGTGACGACGACGCCGTACTTGGTGAAGTGCCAGAAGCTGATCGGATGGCCGTTGCGGGCGGCGATGCCGAGCACCACGACGTTGGCGCTGGCCCCGATCGCCGTGGCGTTGCCGCCCAGGTCGGCCCCGAGGGCCAGCGACCACCACAGCACCTGGCCGTCGGGGCCCGCGTTCTCCACGAGTTCGGCGACGATCGGGCTCATGGTCGCCACGTAGGGGATGTTGTCGACGATCGCGGACAGGCCCGCCGACGCCCACAGCAGCAGCATCGACGCGAAGGCCAGTCTTCCCTCGGTGGCCTCCACGGCGGACTCGGCGACGTTCCCGATCACGCCGGTCTCCACCAGCCCGCCGACCATGACGAACAGGCCCATGAAGAACACCAGGGTGGGCCACTCGACCTCTTCGAGGGCCTGCTCGGTGGTGACCTTGGTGGCGGCCACCAGCAGGCCGGCGCCCAGCAGCGCCACGACCGAGGGCTCGTAGTGCAGGACCGGATGCAGCACGAACGCCACGACCACCACGCCCAGCACCGCCAGCCCCTGCACGAGCAGCCGCCGGTCGGTGATGGCCTCGCGCTCCTCCAGCTCCATCACCTCGGCCGCCAGCTCCGGGTCGTACCGGAACGCGGAGCGGAACAGCCACCGGCACAGCAGACAGAACACCGCCATCAACAGCACCACCAGGGGCGCGAGATGGACGAGGAAGTCGTTGAACGCCAGGTTCCCCCGGCTGGCGATGATGATGTTGGGCGGGTCGCCGACCAGGGTGGCGGTGCCGCCGATGTTGGACGCCATCACCTCGGCGATCAGGTACGGCACCGGGTTGAGGGCCAGCCGCTCGCAGACCAGGAACGTGACCGGCGCGATCAGCAGCACGGTGGTGACGTTGTCCAGCAGCGCCGAGGCCACCGCGGTGATCAGCACCAGCATGACCATCAGCCGATAGGGCCGGCCCCGGGCGCGTTTGGCCGCCCAGATCGCCACGTACTCGAACACCCCGGTCTGCCGCAGCGACGAGACGATCACCATCATGCCGAGCAGGAGGAAGACGACGTTCCAGTCGACGCCGCTCTCCTCGGAGAAGAACGCCTTCTCCGCGTCGGTGATGTGCAGGAGCAGCATCAGGGCGGCCCCGCCGAGCGCCACGGCGGTGCGGTGGATCCGCTCGGAGGCGATCAGAACGTACGCGGTGGCGAAGATGACGATCGCGGCGGCGGCGCTCACCGGGGACCTCTCGGTCGGGGACTCGGGACATGTGTGTCGCACTGCCGACCAGGCTTCCCGGCGCACCTCCGCACACCCTAGCGGGACCGGGCGCGGGCGTACCGCGGCGGGAGGAGTAGCGTCGAGACGTGCTCGCTCGCGATCTCGCCCGGCCCTTTCCCGTCCTCGGTCTGGACGGCGACGCCATGGACGCCGCCCGGTTGATGGTGGAGCGCGGGCTGCCCGGTCTGATCGTCGTGGACGACGATCAGCATCCGGTGGCGGTGCTGCCCGGCTCGCAGATCCTGCGCTTCGTCGTTCCCCGTTACGTGCAGGACGACCCGACGCTCGCGCACGTGTACGCCGAACGGCAGGCCGACCGGTTGTGCGAGCGGCTGCGCGGGCACACCGTCCGCGACCTGCTGCCCGACGACCCGTCACGGCCGCCGGTGGTGGAGGGCGACGCGACCGTCATGGAGATCGCCGCGTTGATGGCGGGGGCGCGCAGCCCCCTGGTCGCCGTGGTGGAGTCCAAGGGCGGACCGAGGCCGCCGATGATCGGCGCGATCTCGGTGGCCGACCTGCTGCGGCGACTGCTGCCGAAGGGGGATGAGCATGGAACCGGTTCCTGAGGACTGGGAGCGCGCGCTGGCGATCGTGCCGCACCCCGACGACCTGGAGTACGGCGCGTCCACGGCGATCGCCAAGTGGACGTCCGCCGGGAAGACCGTGGTGGAGGTGCTCGGCACCCGGGGCGAGGCGGGGATCGACGGGATGGACCCCGAGGAGGTCGCCCGCGTCCGCACCGCCGAGCAGGTCGAGGCCGCCCGGCTCGTCGGGGTCGACACGGTGGAGTTCCTCGACCACCCCGACGGGATGATCGAGTACGGGCTGCCGTTGCGCCGCGACATCGCCCGGGCGATCCGCCGGCACCGTCCCGAGGTGGTCGTGTCGCTGAACTTCCGGGAGACCTGGCCGGGCGGGGAGGGCTTCAACACGGCCGACCACCGGGTGTTCGGCCTGGCCGTGGCGGACGCTGTGCGGGACGCCGCCAACCGGTGGGTGTTCCGCGACCCGGCGGAGGAGCCGTGGAGCGGCGTGCGGTTCGCGCTGTTCGCGGGTTCCCCGGCGGCCGGGCACTACGTGGACGTCGCCGGGCACCTGCCCGCGGGCATCGCGTCGCTGCGGGCGCACCGGGTGTACTTCGACCATCTCGGCGAGGAGTTCGACCCGGAGGCGTTCCTCACCGGCGTCGCCGAGCAGGGCGGCCGGGAGGCGGGTGTCGCGCAGGCGGTGACGTTCGAGCTGATCGCCCTGTGAGGGCGGGGATCGCTGTCCCCGCCGCGGCCTCCGGCGGCCACGACGGGGACGGCGACGGAGGTCTCAGCGAACCTCGGTGATCTCGGGACCGCGCTCGAACGGGTCGAGGGTCTCGGCCTCGGCCTCGCCCTCCTCGGTCTGGGCGGCCTCGGAGAACTCCTCCGGCAGGTTCAACGGGAGCAGCTCGCGCGGCGGCATCGGCTGCTCGCCGCGGACCACCACGATGTTGCGGAAGACGTCCTCGAGGATCTGCCACTGCTCCTCGTCCTCGATCGCGGCGCCCTGCACCACGCCCTTGAGGAACCAGCGGGGTCCGTCGATGCCGATGAACCGGATGGGCTGCCAGGCGTACCCCTGCTCGATGACCTCGGCCGGGATCTGCTCGCGCACCTCCGGCGGCATCTCGTTGAGCATCTCCTCGGTCAGCTCGGCGGGGACCATGGCCAGCAGCTCGGTGCCGAACGGCCCCTCGCGCTCCTCGGTCTGACCCTGGGCCTGCTCGGCCACCTCGGTGGCGGTCTCCTTGCGGATCTCGTCCCAGATGCCGCTGCGCTTGGGCGCGGCGAACGCCTGGATCTGGAGCACGCTCTCGGCGTGCTGGACGAGCACCGCGACCGGCCGGCCGTTGAGCGGGTTGCCCGCCTCGTCGACCTCGGTGGCCTCGAAGTTCACCTGGAAGCCGAGGCCCTCGGCGACCGGGACCTGGATCGAGCCGAAGTCCAGGCGCTGCAGCTCCGGGTAGGCGTCGCCCGAGTCATAGGGTCCGTCCCCCTCAACGGCCGCTCCGGCGGCGGGGGCGTCGTCCGTCTCGACGGCGTCCGCCTCCTCGCCGGCCGGTTCGAGGGTGCTGTCAGGTTCCTCGCCCTGGCGACGACGTCGAATAGGCACGACTCACGCTCCTTCTCCATGTGCTCGATCTGACCGCTGCGCAACGCGCTCAGCCTAGTTGTGCCCCGCCCCCGGCGAGGCCGCCGACAGCCCCCCGGTGGAGCCGAGGCCGTCGGTGCCGCGCGTGGACCCGGGGAGTGCGGAGACCTCGTGGAACACCGCCCGCTCCACCCGCTGGACGACCAACTGCGCGACCCGGTCGCCGCGCCGCAGGCGGACGGGCCGATGCGGGTCGGTGTTCAGCAGGGTCACCTTGATCTCGCCGCGATATCCGGCGTCGATCGTGCCGGGCGCGTTGACGATCGTGACCCCAAACTTAGCGCCCAAACCGGACCTGGGGTGAACAAAGGCGGCATATCCGTCGGGGAGGGCGATGGCCACGCCGGTGGGGACCACGGCGCGCTGTCCCGGCTCCAGGTCCACGTCGACGGCGGTGACCAGGTCGGCCCCCGCGTCGCCGGGATGGGCGTACGACGGGAGCGGCAGCCCCTCGTCGAGCCGCTGGATCAGCACGTCGACGTCGTTCGTCAAGGATTCACCCCACCGTCGCAGGTCACGGCACCGGCCGGGACGCCAGGTCCGCGGCGCGGGAAGACGACTGTACCGAGCGTTCCGGCCGCCGGGACGGCCGGCGCGCCACCGCCCGCCGAACGGGCGGCGGCCGGGGCGGGTCGGTTCACGGTCGGTAACCCTATCCGGATCCGGCCGCGGCACGGCGACCCGGGAACTCGGCGATCCCGCCGAGCGTCCCTGCCTTCGAGACCTCCGGGAGGGACCCGATGCTCGACGCTCCGACGTCCTTGGCGTACGACCTGGTGCTGGCGCTGACCGAGGCGCTACGCACACCGGCGGGCGGCGGCGCCGCCGTGGCCGCGATCGCGCTGTTCACGATGGGGGTGCGGGTCCTGCTGCTGCCGCTGAGCGTGATGGCCGCTCGCGGCGCGCGGTCCCGCGCCCGCCTGGCGCCGCAGGTCGCGGAGCTGCGACGCCGCCACCGCGACGACCCCGAAGCGCTGCGCCGCGAGCTGACGGCGCTGTACGGCGGCGCGGGGGTGTCCCCGGTGGCCGGGTGCCTGCCGTCGCTGGCGCAGGCCCCGTTCTTCTTCGTGACGTACCGGTTGTTCGTGTCGACGACCATCGCCGGGCACCAGAACCTACTGCTCGGCCACACGCTGTTGGGCGCACCGCTCGGGCAGAACCTCATGGGCGTGCTCGCGGGCGGGCCGTTCACGGTGCCCGCGCTGGCCTTCCTCGGGCTGTTCGCCCTGCTGGCGGCGGTCGCATGGGTGTCCTCCCGCCAACTCGCGCGGGCCATGTCCGCGGACGCGCCGGGCGGTCCGGTGCTGCGACTGATGCCGTACGGCACGCTCGCCGTGGCCGCGTTCGCCCCGTTGGCCGCGGGGGTGTACCTGCTGGTGTCGACGGCGTGGACGGCCGGTGAGCGGGCCGTCCTGCACCGGCCCGCCCCCGCCTAGACCGGTTCCGGCCGCTCCGTGCGGGCTCCGAGGGCCGCCAGGATCTCGTACCGCATCCGGGCGAACGCGGGCTCGAACCGCGTTCCCGGCGCGCGGGGGCGCGGCACCTCGAAGATCCGGTCGACGGTGGCCGGCCGCGGGGTGAGCAGGACGATCCGGTCGGCGATCAGCAGGGCCTCGTCCACGTCGTGGGTGACGAACAGGATCGTGGTGCGGTGGCGTTCCCACACCGACACCAGCAGCCGCTGCATGTCGGCGCGGGTCTGCGCGTCCAGCGCCCCGAACGGCTCGTCCATCAGCATGATCTTCGGCCGGGCGGCCAGGGTGCGGGCGAGCTGGACGCGCTGGCGCATCCCGCCCGACAGCCGCCCCGGCAGGTGGTCGGCGAACCCGGTGAGGCCCACCTGCTCCAGCAGTTCCAGGGCCTCGTCCCCCCGCTCCCGTCGGGGCACGCCACGCAGCTCCAGCGCGTACTCCACGTTGCGGCGGGCGGTGCGCCACGGCAGCAGCGCGTCCTCCTGGAACACCATGGCGATCCCGCGCCGGTGCGCCGGGCCGTCGGAGGGGCGCACGGTGCCGCCGGCGACGGGCAGCAGACCGGCGAGGGCGCGCAGCACGGTGGACTTGCCGCAGCCGGACGGGCCCAGCAGGACGACGATCTCCCCGGCGGTCACCTCCAGGTCGACGTCGGCGGCGAGCCCGTCGGCGAAGGCGACCCGGAGGCCCCGCATCTCGATCGCGGCGGTCATCGGCGCGCCTCCCCCGGCAGCCAGCGGTTGATCCGGCGGCCCAGTCGTTCCACCAGCCAGGCGGTGCCCAGCCCCAGGACGCCGATGGAGAGCATCCCGGCGACCACCGCCGGATAGTCCAGCAGCCCGTACGCCTGCCAGGTGAAGTAGCCGACCCCGTACTGGCCGGAGATCATCTCCGCGCTGATCACGCAGATCCAGGCGACGCCCATGGCGACCGACAGACCGGAGAAGATGCCCGGCATGGCGCCCGGCAGCACGATGTGCAGGAGGACCGACCGGCGTCCGGCGCCCATGGTGCGGGCGGCGTCCTCCCACACGGTCGGCAGGGCGCGCATGGCGTGGACGGTGCTCACGCAGATCGGGAAGAACGCGGCGAACCAGGTGATGAACACGATCCCCTGCTCCCCGGTGGGGAACAGCAGGATCGCGAGGGGGACCAGGGCGATGGCCGGAATCGGCCGCGTCACCTCGATCAGCGGACGGGCGAGGGCGGCCACCCAACGGACGCGGCCGACCGCGACGCCCAGCGCCACCCCGGTGAGGGCGGCCAGCAGGAACCCGGCCAGGATCCGGCGCAGACTGGCCAGCAGATCGCCGTAGAAGCGCCCGGTGCCGAGTTGGACGACCAGGGCGTCGTACACCTCGACGGGCGAGGGGATCTTGTCGAAGCGCAGCCACAGGCTGACGTCGAACGTGGTGAGCAGATGCCAGAGCAGCAGCGCCCCGGCGATCGGCGCGGCGCTCAGCGCGACCCGGCCCACGCGGGGCGCGGCGGCGGCGCGCGTCGGGGCCTCGGAGGGAACGGCGGCGGGCGCGGCCCGGGAGATCTCGGTGGTCGTCATGGCATGGCCTCCCTTCGGGTCAGGCGGCGGCGAGCGCGGCCCGGTAGTCGAGGGTCTGGGCGCCCGGGTGACCGCCGACGTACGCGGCGGCGGCCTCCGGGGTGGCGAACGGCAGCAGCGGCCACTCGGCACGGGGGTCGCGCACCCAGCTCGCCGCGTCGGCGAAGAGCTTGGTCCCGGTGTCCGCGGACGGCGCGTACACCGCCCGGGGCTCGCCGCCGCGCTTCTTGACCAGGCGCAGCAGGCAGGTGGGGTTGGCGGCGGGGGTGATCTCCTCGCCGATCCACGCCTCGGAGGCGGTCCTCGGGTCGGTCACGTCCAGGTCGCAGATCTCGTCCCGGCCCTTGATCGCGGCGGGGTTGGTCAGCGAGGCGGCGTCCCGGTCGTAGCCGGGCCCGTAGGCCCTGCGCAGCGGGCCGTCGTCGGTGAAGGCGTCCACGTCCAGCTCCTTGATGGAGCCGATCTCCTTGAGGAACGGGACGTCCTTGCGGAGCGCGTCCACGAGCTGCGGCTTGATCGTCATGTCGAAGGTGACGAGCCCGCCCGCGCCGTTGTAGAGGTAGACGACCTCGGGCTGGAGGCCGGTGGCACGGGCCACCCGCCGGGCCGAGTCCAGCGGGTCGCGGTGCAGGTGTGCGGTGGTGTCCTTGGTGGCGGCCAGGAACGCCTCCAGCACCTCGGGATGGTCTCGGGTCCACTTCTCGCGGGCGACGATGCCGTGGAAGGTGGGGAACGCGATCGCCCCGCCGTCGTACAGCAGCCGGGCCTTCCCGTTGAAGATCATCTGCTGGGGGTAGGGCACGAACTGGGCGAGGGCGGCGGCCTTGCCCGACTCCACGTTGGTGACGCCCACCGACGGGTCCTGGCCGAGGATCTCGATGTCGGCGGGCTGCAGTCCCTGGCCCCGCAGACCTCGCACCAGCATGCCGTGGGCGGCCGATCCGACGCTGGTGGACACCGCCTTGCCGCGCAGGTCGGCCAGGGTGCGGGCGGTGGAGTCGCGGGGCACCACGACCTGGTTGAGCGACCCGCGCAGGTTGTAGCCGGTGACCCCGACGAACCGGGAGCGGGCGTCGTCGAAGCCCGCCGACCGGGACCCGTTGATCAACAGCGGATAGTCCCCCATCGAGCCGATCGCGATCTTGCCCGCGATCATCTGGGCGGTCAGCGGCGCCCCGGTCGCGAAGTCGTACCAGCGGACCTTGTAGGTCTTTCCGTTCCTGCGACCGAGCTCGGCCAACCGTCGCTCCAGGTGGCCGAGGTCGCGGAGCAGGGTGCCGGCGGTGACGGTGTTGATGGTCTTGGACTGGTAGCCGACGTCGACCCGGACGGTGCCGCCCCCACCGCCCGAGCCGCCGCATCCCGCCAGGCCGGCCAGGGCCGCGCCCAGGGCGGCGATCGACGTGACGGCCTTCCAACGTGCGTTCATCGAGGGGTCCTCATCGCAGGAGTACGGGGATGTTCACGGTCACCGCGTCGGTGGGGCAGCGGGCGGCGCACGGGCCGCAGTACCAGCATTCGTCGACGTGCATGTACGCCTTGCCGCTCGACGCGTCGATGGCCAGGGAGTCGAGCGGGCACATGTCGACGCACAGGGTGCAGCCGGTGATGCACTTGTCGGGGTCGATGGTCACGGGGACGTCCACGCGGGTGGTGGCCTGCGCCATGGGGGTTCCTCTCCGGTCGTTCGTGCTCAGCGGGGGTCCAGGCCGAGCCGGGCCCAGGCCCGGACGTCGGCGTCGGCGTCGTCCAGCGCCCCGGAGAGCGCGGACCGCACGTCGGGGCGGTCGGGCCAGCGCCCCAGCGAGCGGACGGCGGCCTTGCGGACGTCGATGTTGTCGTCGCCGGCGGCCACCGCCAGCGGCCCGACGGCCCGGTCGGGGTCGGCGGCGGCCAACGCCACGGCGGCGCCCTGCCTGACCTCCCACGACGCGTCCCCCAGGGCCGCGAGGACAAGGGCGAGGCCCGGGCCGTGGCAGCCGGTCGAGGCCATCGCGGCGAACGCGACGGCCCGGACGAACGGGTTGACGTCGGCGGCGAGCGCCCCGAGCGTGTCGAGGCCGCGCGGGTCCCCGACCTCGCCGAGCCCGGCCGCGGCGGCCTGGCGGACCAGCGGGTCGGCGTCGGCGGCGGCCCGCGCGAGCCCGTCCAGGTCGTCCAGCGAGACCAGCGCCCGCACCGCCTCGCGGCGCACCCCGGAGTCGGGGTCGGCCAGGGCGGCGAGGGCGTCGGCGGCCAGGCAGAGCCGGTGCCGCCACAACGAGCCGAGGGCCGCGACCCGGGTGGTCGGGTCGGCGGAGGCGAGGGCCTCGCGCAGCGCCGCGCCGAAGGCGGGCCCGCACACCAGCACCTCGCGCAGTTCGGCGAGCAGGTCCGCGCCCATCCCCCGGACGGCCGCGTCGTCGTCCAGCAGGGCCCCGGCGACCCTCGGGGACGCCGCGGACCAGTCGTCGGCGGCCTCGCTGAGCACCTGGAGCGCGGCGCGCCGGACCGCCGGGTCGGGGTCGTCGAGGTACGGCTCCAGGTCCTCGACCTCGGGGGCCTCGTCGGCGAGTTCGAGCAGCTCCACGATGCGGGCGCTCATCGCGCCGACCCCACGGCCTCCAGGTCCTCGGCGGCGACCCCGTCGGGGCGCTCGAACCCGGGCACGTCCACGATGTACGGCGCGACCGGCCGCTTGAGGAACTCCATCGCGCCGTCGGCCCCCTTCCTGAGGTTGACGTGGCAGAACCAGTCGGCGTCGTTCCGCTCCGGGAAGTCGGCCCGCTGGTGGTAGAGGCCCCAGCGGCTCTCGGTGCGGAACAGGGAGGCGCGGGCGGCCATCTCGGCGCAGTCCCGGATGAAGGTGACCTCGGCGGCCCGCATCAGCTCGTGCGGGCTGCGCGCCCCGATGCCGGCGATCTCCGACCGCATCCGTTCGAAGGTCTCGACGGCGATCTCCATGTAGCGGGTGAGCTTGGGCGGCTGGAGGTAGTCGTTGACGTAGCGGCGCAGCTTGTACTCGATCTGCTGCTGCGGCGGCCCGTCCGGCTGCCGGGCGGGCCGGTAGATCAGCTCGTGCGCGGCCTCGATCTGCTCCTCGGGCAGGGGGACCGAGGAGACGGCCCGCGCGTGCTCCGCCGCCGAGGTCGCGGCGATCTCGCCGAACACGAACGCCCCCACCATGTAGTTGTGCGGCACGCAGGCCAGGTCCCCCGCCGCGTACAGGCCGGGGACGCTGGTGGCGGCGTGCTCGTCCACCCACACCCCGGAGGAGGAGTGGCCGCTGCACAGGCCGATCTCCGAGACGTGCATCTCGACGTCGTGGGTGCGGTAGTCGTGGCCGCGCCCGGCGTGGAACGTGCCGCGCGTGGGGCGTTCGGTGACGTGCAGGATCTGCTCGATCTGTCGGATCGTGTCGTCCGGCAGGTGGCTGAGCTTGAGGTAGATCGGCCCCCGGGCGCCGTCCAGCTCCCGTTTGAACTCGGCCATCATCTGCCCGGACCAGTAGTCGGAGTCGACGAACCGGTGGCCCTCGGCGTTGACCTGGTAGCCGCCGAACGGGTTGGCGACGTAGGCGCAGGCGGGCCCGTTGTAGTCCTTGATCAGCGGGTTGATCTGGAAGCACTCGATGCCGCTGAGCTCGGCGCCCGCGTGGTACGCCATCGCGTGGCCGTCGCCCGCGTTGGTGGGGTTCTCGTACGTGCCGTACAGGTAGCCGCTGGCGGGGAGGCCGAGCCGGCCGCAGGCGCCGGTGGCCAGGATCACCGCCTTGGCCGCCACGGTGACGAACTCGCCGGTGCGGGTGTCGAAGCCGACCGCCCCGACCGCGCGGCCGTCGCGCACCAGCACCCGTACGGGCATCACCCGGTTCTCGATCGTCACATGGGAGCGGACGTCGCGGGTGCGCAGCGCTCGGTAGAGGACCTTCTTGACGTCGCGGCCCTCGGGCATCGGGAGCACGTACCGGCCGGACCGGTGCACCTGGCGGACCGCGTACTCGTCGTGGGCGTCCTTCTCGAACTTGACGCCGTAGCCCTCCAGCCGCTTGATCATCCCGAAGCCCCGGGTGGCGGTCTGGTGGACGGCGCGCTGGTTCACGATCCCGTCGTTGGCGACGGTGATCTCGGCGACGTACTGCTCGGGGTCCGCCTTGCCGGGGATCACCGCGTTGTTGACGCCGTCCATCCCCATGGCCAGCGCCCCGGAGTGGCGGACATGGGCCTTCTCCAGCAGCAGCACGTCCGCGCCGTGGGCGGCGGCGGTGAGCGCCGCCATGCTCCCGGCGGTGCCGCCGCCGATGATCAGAACGTCACAGGCGATCTCACGCCGCCGCGAGGGCTCGGGGATCTCCATCGGGTCGACTCCTTACCGCTGCGGGTGGGCAGCGTCGAGGGAACGCACGGCGTCCGAGCGCCGGGCGTCGTGGTGTCGTGGTGTGGGGGTGTCGTGCGGTACGGGGGCTAGGCGAGCGGGTCGGGGCGGCGGAGGGTGCCGCGCATGGTGATGCGGTCGCCGCGAAAGCGGATGTACTCCAGGTCCACCGGCCGTCCGTCGGCCAGGTGGGTGAGGCGCTCGGCCATCATCAGGGCCGCGCCGCGCGGGGCCTCCAGCACGGCGGCCGAGTGCGGGTCGGCGTTGACCGCCTCGAGGGTCATCTCGGCGAGCCCGAGGCGTTGCCCGGACAGCCGTTCCAGCAGGACGAAGACGTCGTTGTTGGCCAGGTCCTCGGCGAGCAGCGCCTCGCCGAGGTCGCGGACGAGATAGGTCAGGTCGAGGGAGAGCGGCACCCCGTTGAGCCGCCGGAGCCGTTCGACGTAGACGACCGGCTCGCCCGCCGGGGTCCGCAGCCGGGCGCTGACCTCCCGGGGCGGGGTGATCAGCCCGGTGGTACGGACCTCGTTGGAGACCGTGCCGTGCTCGTGCAGGGTCTCGGCCAGCCCCAGCAGCCGTTCGAGGCCGTGGGCGTACTTCTCGGAGACCACCAGCGTGCCGACGCCGGGACAGCGCTCGACCAGCCCCTCGGCGCGCAGCAGGTCCAGGGCGTCGCGCACCGTGTTGCGCGAGGCCCCGAACTCCTCCACCAGCCGGGCCTCGGCCGGCAGGACCCGCGCCGGGAACGCGCCCTGCAGGACCTGCCGGCGCAGCACGTCGGCCATCTGCCGCGCCCGGTCGGCGCGCAGCCGACGGGTGTCGCTGAGTGCCACCGCTTCGGTCATGGAGGTAAACCTACTAAACCAGTCTGGAAACTGGAATAACGGGCCGGTCACGCCACCCCGCCCTCGTTCGCGACCACTCCGACCTGCGCCGACATCCGTCCGCCGGGAGGTTCCGCCACCCTGCGCGGCGGTCCTGCGGGTTCCGATTCCGTGTCCGTGGCATGGCTCGATGGTGTGGACGGCGTGTTTCGTCCGAGGACCCGCTTCGTCAACCGGCCGTTACGCCACCCCCGACCGCCGCCCGCACCCCGATGACCGGCGCGGACGCCCCGGAGCCCGGCCGCTGGGCCAGGTCCCGCCGAGGGCGATCAGGCCGTCGGGGCCAAGGTGACCTCGACGGTGAGCGCGTCGCCCGGGGACTCCGCGTCGAGGTCCAGCTCGGCGATGTTGCCCGCCGCCCGCAGATCGGCGGCGGCGGCGTGGAGTGCGCCGCCGCCGGGGCCGCCGACCACGGCGCGCGTCACCTCGGCGCGCATCGAGACCTTGGCCCGCGACTTGGCCCTGCGGACCTGACGCAGCGCCTCGGCGGCCGCCGCGAGCAGACCGGGGTCGCCGTCGTCGGGCAGCTCGGACGCCTCCGGCCAGGAGGCGCGGTGCACCGACCCGTCCCGCCACCAGGACCAGACCTCCTCGGTGACGAACGGCAGGACCGGCGCGAACAGCCGCAGCAGCACCGACAGCGCCAGGTTCAGCGCCGCCCGCGCCGAGGCGGCCTCCTCGCCCGAACCGTAGGCGCGCTGCTTGACCAGCTCCAGGTAGTCGTCGCAGAACTCCCAGAAGAAGCGCTCGGTCCGCTCCAGCGCCCGTGTGTGGTCATAGACCTCGAAC
The DNA window shown above is from Thermomonospora umbrina and carries:
- a CDS encoding PIG-L deacetylase family protein, whose product is MEPVPEDWERALAIVPHPDDLEYGASTAIAKWTSAGKTVVEVLGTRGEAGIDGMDPEEVARVRTAEQVEAARLVGVDTVEFLDHPDGMIEYGLPLRRDIARAIRRHRPEVVVSLNFRETWPGGEGFNTADHRVFGLAVADAVRDAANRWVFRDPAEEPWSGVRFALFAGSPAAGHYVDVAGHLPAGIASLRAHRVYFDHLGEEFDPEAFLTGVAEQGGREAGVAQAVTFELIAL
- a CDS encoding ABC transporter permease, which codes for MTTTEISRAAPAAVPSEAPTRAAAAPRVGRVALSAAPIAGALLLWHLLTTFDVSLWLRFDKIPSPVEVYDALVVQLGTGRFYGDLLASLRRILAGFLLAALTGVALGVAVGRVRWVAALARPLIEVTRPIPAIALVPLAILLFPTGEQGIVFITWFAAFFPICVSTVHAMRALPTVWEDAARTMGAGRRSVLLHIVLPGAMPGIFSGLSVAMGVAWICVISAEMISGQYGVGYFTWQAYGLLDYPAVVAGMLSIGVLGLGTAWLVERLGRRINRWLPGEARR
- a CDS encoding CBS domain-containing protein, yielding MLARDLARPFPVLGLDGDAMDAARLMVERGLPGLIVVDDDQHPVAVLPGSQILRFVVPRYVQDDPTLAHVYAERQADRLCERLRGHTVRDLLPDDPSRPPVVEGDATVMEIAALMAGARSPLVAVVESKGGPRPPMIGAISVADLLRRLLPKGDEHGTGS
- the dut gene encoding dUTP diphosphatase; this translates as MTNDVDVLIQRLDEGLPLPSYAHPGDAGADLVTAVDVDLEPGQRAVVPTGVAIALPDGYAAFVHPRSGLGAKFGVTIVNAPGTIDAGYRGEIKVTLLNTDPHRPVRLRRGDRVAQLVVQRVERAVFHEVSALPGSTRGTDGLGSTGGLSAASPGAGHN
- a CDS encoding DUF3710 domain-containing protein produces the protein MPIRRRRQGEEPDSTLEPAGEEADAVETDDAPAAGAAVEGDGPYDSGDAYPELQRLDFGSIQVPVAEGLGFQVNFEATEVDEAGNPLNGRPVAVLVQHAESVLQIQAFAAPKRSGIWDEIRKETATEVAEQAQGQTEEREGPFGTELLAMVPAELTEEMLNEMPPEVREQIPAEVIEQGYAWQPIRFIGIDGPRWFLKGVVQGAAIEDEEQWQILEDVFRNIVVVRGEQPMPPRELLPLNLPEEFSEAAQTEEGEAEAETLDPFERGPEITEVR
- a CDS encoding ABC transporter ATP-binding protein — protein: MTAAIEMRGLRVAFADGLAADVDLEVTAGEIVVLLGPSGCGKSTVLRALAGLLPVAGGTVRPSDGPAHRRGIAMVFQEDALLPWRTARRNVEYALELRGVPRRERGDEALELLEQVGLTGFADHLPGRLSGGMRQRVQLARTLAARPKIMLMDEPFGALDAQTRADMQRLLVSVWERHRTTILFVTHDVDEALLIADRIVLLTPRPATVDRIFEVPRPRAPGTRFEPAFARMRYEILAALGARTERPEPV
- a CDS encoding ABC transporter substrate-binding protein: MNARWKAVTSIAALGAALAGLAGCGGSGGGGGTVRVDVGYQSKTINTVTAGTLLRDLGHLERRLAELGRRNGKTYKVRWYDFATGAPLTAQMIAGKIAIGSMGDYPLLINGSRSAGFDDARSRFVGVTGYNLRGSLNQVVVPRDSTARTLADLRGKAVSTSVGSAAHGMLVRGLRGQGLQPADIEILGQDPSVGVTNVESGKAAALAQFVPYPQQMIFNGKARLLYDGGAIAFPTFHGIVAREKWTRDHPEVLEAFLAATKDTTAHLHRDPLDSARRVARATGLQPEVVYLYNGAGGLVTFDMTIKPQLVDALRKDVPFLKEIGSIKELDVDAFTDDGPLRRAYGPGYDRDAASLTNPAAIKGRDEICDLDVTDPRTASEAWIGEEITPAANPTCLLRLVKKRGGEPRAVYAPSADTGTKLFADAASWVRDPRAEWPLLPFATPEAAAAYVGGHPGAQTLDYRAALAAA
- a CDS encoding 4Fe-4S dicluster domain-containing protein; its protein translation is MAQATTRVDVPVTIDPDKCITGCTLCVDMCPLDSLAIDASSGKAYMHVDECWYCGPCAARCPTDAVTVNIPVLLR
- the yidC gene encoding membrane protein insertase YidC, whose translation is MLDAPTSLAYDLVLALTEALRTPAGGGAAVAAIALFTMGVRVLLLPLSVMAARGARSRARLAPQVAELRRRHRDDPEALRRELTALYGGAGVSPVAGCLPSLAQAPFFFVTYRLFVSTTIAGHQNLLLGHTLLGAPLGQNLMGVLAGGPFTVPALAFLGLFALLAAVAWVSSRQLARAMSADAPGGPVLRLMPYGTLAVAAFAPLAAGVYLLVSTAWTAGERAVLHRPAPA
- a CDS encoding ArsB/NhaD family transporter, which encodes MSAAAAIVIFATAYVLIASERIHRTAVALGGAALMLLLHITDAEKAFFSEESGVDWNVVFLLLGMMVIVSSLRQTGVFEYVAIWAAKRARGRPYRLMVMLVLITAVASALLDNVTTVLLIAPVTFLVCERLALNPVPYLIAEVMASNIGGTATLVGDPPNIIIASRGNLAFNDFLVHLAPLVVLLMAVFCLLCRWLFRSAFRYDPELAAEVMELEEREAITDRRLLVQGLAVLGVVVVAFVLHPVLHYEPSVVALLGAGLLVAATKVTTEQALEEVEWPTLVFFMGLFVMVGGLVETGVIGNVAESAVEATEGRLAFASMLLLWASAGLSAIVDNIPYVATMSPIVAELVENAGPDGQVLWWSLALGADLGGNATAIGASANVVVLGIAARNGHPISFWHFTKYGVVVTLITVALCVPYLWLRYL